A portion of the Leifsonia sp. EB41 genome contains these proteins:
- a CDS encoding glycoside hydrolase family 3 protein: protein MTDTTTTDPTAADSTADLPVDPRYRDADLPLDERVENLLGQMTLEEKAGLFFQTMITIGEGGAVAGPNPLFGIADSAEMIRDRHMSHFNVFGAASSAAEMAEWHNRIQEVAAGTRLGIPVTLSTDPRHSFSDNPGAAIMAGPFSQWPETLGLAAIGDEELVERFADIARQEYTAVGIRVALHPQIDLATEPRWARQVATFGEDPDLTSRLGAAYIRGFQGAELGPDSVATMTKHFPGGGPQKDGEDAHFPYGREQVYPGGAFETHLKPFEAAFEAGTSQIMPYYGMPVGTEYEEVGFGFNKSVVTGLLRERYGFDGIVCTDWGLLTDAEIGGQPFPARAWGVEHLSTRERMQKILDAGADQFGGEAIPDLLIELVRSGDLAEERLDVSARRLLREKFRLGLFDAPTVDPARAAAVVGSAAFVAAGEAAQRASVTLLKNEGVLPLARGAKVFLHGFDPEAVAGYATVVGSPEEADVALVRLHAPYEQRSTMFENFFHAGSLDFPQETVDEVLAIARAVPTVLEVFLDRPAILTPFAGEVRALAADFGASSAALLDVLFGEAAPEGRLPMDLPSSMAAVVENRPDVPFDTADPLFRFGHGLSY, encoded by the coding sequence ATGACCGACACGACCACCACCGACCCCACCGCCGCCGACAGCACCGCCGACCTCCCCGTCGACCCCCGCTACCGCGACGCGGACCTCCCGCTCGACGAGCGCGTCGAGAACCTGCTCGGCCAGATGACCCTGGAGGAGAAGGCCGGCCTGTTCTTCCAGACCATGATCACCATCGGCGAGGGCGGCGCGGTCGCCGGCCCGAACCCGCTGTTCGGGATCGCGGACAGCGCCGAGATGATCCGCGACCGGCACATGTCGCACTTCAACGTCTTCGGGGCCGCCAGCTCGGCCGCCGAGATGGCCGAGTGGCACAACCGCATCCAGGAGGTCGCCGCGGGCACCCGCCTCGGCATCCCGGTCACGCTCTCCACCGACCCGCGCCACTCGTTCAGCGACAACCCGGGCGCCGCGATCATGGCGGGCCCGTTCTCGCAGTGGCCGGAGACGCTCGGCCTTGCGGCGATCGGCGACGAGGAGCTGGTCGAGCGCTTCGCCGACATCGCGCGCCAGGAGTACACGGCGGTCGGCATCCGCGTCGCCCTGCACCCGCAGATCGACCTCGCGACCGAGCCGCGCTGGGCGCGCCAGGTCGCCACGTTCGGCGAGGACCCCGACCTCACCTCCCGGCTCGGCGCCGCGTACATCCGCGGCTTCCAGGGCGCCGAGCTCGGCCCGGACTCGGTCGCGACGATGACCAAGCACTTCCCGGGCGGCGGCCCGCAGAAGGACGGCGAAGACGCGCACTTCCCGTACGGCCGCGAGCAGGTCTACCCAGGCGGCGCGTTCGAGACGCACCTCAAGCCGTTCGAGGCCGCGTTCGAGGCGGGCACCAGCCAGATCATGCCGTACTACGGGATGCCGGTCGGCACCGAGTACGAGGAGGTCGGCTTCGGCTTCAACAAGTCCGTCGTCACGGGCCTGCTGCGCGAGCGCTACGGCTTCGACGGGATCGTCTGCACCGACTGGGGACTGCTCACCGACGCGGAGATCGGCGGCCAGCCGTTCCCGGCCCGCGCCTGGGGCGTCGAGCACCTGTCGACGCGCGAGCGGATGCAGAAGATCCTGGACGCCGGGGCCGACCAGTTCGGCGGCGAGGCCATCCCGGACCTCCTCATCGAGCTCGTGCGCAGCGGCGACCTGGCGGAGGAGCGCCTGGACGTCTCCGCGCGTCGCCTGCTGCGCGAGAAGTTCCGGCTCGGCCTCTTCGACGCGCCGACGGTCGACCCGGCCCGCGCGGCCGCGGTGGTCGGCAGCGCGGCATTCGTCGCGGCGGGGGAGGCCGCGCAGCGCGCCTCGGTGACCCTGCTGAAGAACGAGGGCGTCCTCCCGCTCGCCCGCGGTGCGAAGGTGTTCCTGCACGGCTTCGACCCGGAGGCCGTGGCCGGCTACGCGACGGTCGTCGGCAGCCCGGAGGAGGCCGACGTCGCGCTCGTCCGTCTGCACGCGCCGTACGAGCAGCGCTCCACGATGTTCGAGAACTTCTTCCACGCGGGCTCGCTCGACTTCCCGCAGGAGACGGTGGACGAGGTCCTCGCCATCGCCCGCGCGGTGCCGACCGTGCTGGAGGTGTTCCTCGACCGCCCGGCCATCCTCACGCCGTTCGCGGGCGAGGTCCGCGCCCTCGCGGCCGACTTCGGCGCGAGCTCCGCTGCGCTGCTCGACGTGCTGTTCGGGGAGGCCGCGCCGGAGGGCCGGCTCCCGATGGACCTGCCGTCGTCGATGGCCGCGGTGGTCGAGAACCGCCCGGATGTGCCGTTCGACACGGCCGACCCGCTCTTCCGCTTCGGTCACGGCCTGAGCTACTAG
- a CDS encoding carbohydrate ABC transporter permease translates to MVSVLDQVSSATERVAAQTGDRGRRRRRLSGWHFVLFPIAILFLVPFLQMTLASFSPAKELVAFPPPFFPSHFTLDGYTKLFGTTDIMLWLGNTVIVSTTAIVSNLVLCSLAGYGFARLKFAGRNFGFLMILATIMIPTQLLMIPTYILFATLGLLNGLGAAIVPWLATAFGIFLMRQFFLSLPMELEEAGAIDGCNRWQIFFRIVLPLARPALATLAIFTLLGAWNDLVWPLIAINNQQAFTLQLGIANFQGTHQTDWSLIMAGNVVATLPLILFFLFAQRHFIATMTFSGLKG, encoded by the coding sequence ATGGTCAGCGTGCTCGACCAGGTGTCCTCGGCGACCGAGCGGGTGGCCGCGCAGACCGGCGACCGCGGACGGAGGAGGCGCCGGCTCAGCGGCTGGCACTTCGTGCTCTTCCCGATCGCGATCCTGTTCCTGGTGCCCTTCCTGCAGATGACGCTGGCGTCGTTCTCGCCCGCGAAGGAGCTGGTGGCCTTCCCGCCGCCGTTCTTCCCGTCGCACTTCACTCTCGACGGCTACACCAAGCTGTTCGGCACGACCGACATCATGCTGTGGCTCGGCAACACCGTCATCGTCTCGACGACCGCGATCGTGTCGAATCTGGTGCTCTGCTCGCTCGCCGGCTACGGCTTCGCCCGCCTGAAGTTCGCCGGACGCAACTTCGGCTTCCTGATGATCCTCGCGACGATCATGATCCCGACGCAGCTGCTGATGATCCCCACGTACATCCTGTTCGCGACCCTCGGCCTGCTCAACGGGCTGGGTGCGGCGATCGTGCCGTGGCTGGCGACCGCTTTCGGTATCTTCCTGATGCGGCAGTTCTTCCTCTCCCTCCCGATGGAGCTGGAGGAGGCCGGGGCGATCGACGGCTGCAACCGCTGGCAGATCTTCTTCCGGATCGTGCTCCCGCTGGCCAGGCCGGCCCTCGCGACGCTCGCGATCTTCACCCTGCTGGGAGCCTGGAACGACCTGGTCTGGCCGCTCATCGCGATCAACAACCAGCAGGCGTTCACCCTCCAGCTCGGCATCGCGAACTTCCAGGGCACGCACCAGACCGACTGGAGCCTGATCATGGCGGGCAACGTCGTCGCCACGCTGCCGCTCATCCTGTTCTTCCTGTTCGCGCAGCGGCACTTCATCGCGACGATGACGTTCTCGGGACTGAAAGGCTGA
- a CDS encoding carbohydrate ABC transporter permease, producing the protein MADTTVPRSGFPAQRTPDDAQRSRRYRRRRGLTRALTGWGFVAPATVIILGLSIFPALWAFVLSFQNWNGFSPATWVGGQNYANLMSDAEFGNAVLNTVGFTLLFVPASVLLGLFLAVALNRRIRWMGFYRTAIFVPFVASAASTGILSTYLFSAQFGLVNNVLRVLGLPQQGWLDDPHQAMLVIAIMSLWGAAAFTTVIYLAALQDVPADLIEAARIDGANRWQTFWRIVWPQLAPVTVFVTIWQTIEAIQLFDLVYTTTKGGPLNATETIVYFLYDKAFHALQFGYGSAAAYVLFAVTLVITIGVVLYSRRRGSEAI; encoded by the coding sequence ATGGCAGACACCACCGTCCCCCGCTCCGGGTTCCCGGCGCAGCGGACTCCGGACGACGCGCAGCGCAGTCGTCGCTACCGCCGCAGGCGGGGCCTGACGCGAGCCCTCACCGGCTGGGGCTTCGTCGCCCCGGCGACCGTCATCATCCTGGGGCTCTCGATCTTCCCGGCGCTGTGGGCGTTCGTGCTGTCGTTCCAGAACTGGAACGGCTTCAGCCCGGCGACCTGGGTGGGAGGCCAGAACTACGCGAACCTGATGAGCGACGCCGAGTTCGGGAACGCCGTGCTCAACACGGTCGGGTTCACCCTCCTGTTCGTGCCGGCCTCCGTGCTGCTCGGGCTGTTCCTCGCGGTGGCGCTCAACCGGCGCATCCGCTGGATGGGCTTCTACCGGACCGCCATCTTCGTCCCGTTCGTGGCCTCCGCCGCCTCGACCGGCATCCTGTCGACGTACCTGTTCAGCGCGCAGTTCGGGCTCGTCAACAATGTGCTCCGCGTGTTGGGCCTGCCGCAGCAGGGCTGGCTGGACGATCCCCACCAGGCGATGCTGGTCATCGCGATCATGTCGCTGTGGGGCGCCGCGGCGTTCACCACGGTGATCTACCTCGCCGCGCTGCAGGATGTGCCGGCCGACCTGATCGAGGCCGCCCGCATCGACGGCGCGAACCGCTGGCAGACCTTCTGGCGCATCGTCTGGCCGCAGCTGGCGCCGGTGACCGTGTTCGTGACGATCTGGCAGACCATCGAGGCCATCCAGCTCTTCGACCTCGTCTACACGACGACGAAGGGCGGCCCATTGAACGCGACGGAGACGATCGTGTACTTCCTCTACGACAAGGCGTTCCACGCGCTGCAGTTCGGCTACGGCTCTGCCGCCGCCTACGTGCTGTTCGCGGTCACCCTGGTCATCACGATCGGCGTCGTGCTGTACTCGCGGCGCCGGGGATCGGAGGCGATCTGA
- a CDS encoding ABC transporter substrate-binding protein codes for MMLPRFGKHPHRPAHARNAAVRTAVALTAAAALVALAGCSGTQGATTLDPSAKVTIQVWSGQADAAEKTIEGLAKEFEKAHPNVTIDLSPGASSTDGLLQKLSAGFAGNQYPDMSYAFGSWAGQLEASGRTLDISADVKKPGVNWDEFTAAARGTAQPSGSKIIGFPAVVDNIGLIYNKTLFDKAGLAYPTADWTWDDFRAAAKKLTDTANHIYGYGYSVSGSEETTWQFWPHLWQNGGSILNSDGTAAFHSTAGDDALTFLRSMAVDDKSVYLDQTDEKFGQLFVSNRIGMITSGPWELSDLKTGGTKYGVVQLPGTKGDHQTVSGPDIWALFDHHDKNRAYWATQFAQWLTSAAQDERFNVAQGNLPLRSSEASSTAVEQQTAQYPGYDVFVANSKNVKETRPTTQSYASLSVAVGKAISEVLQGQGEPAAALDEAAKTADAQAKK; via the coding sequence ATGATGCTGCCTCGATTTGGAAAGCACCCGCACCGCCCCGCCCACGCCCGTAACGCCGCCGTCCGCACCGCCGTCGCCCTCACCGCCGCCGCGGCGCTCGTCGCGCTGGCCGGCTGCAGCGGCACCCAGGGCGCGACCACCCTGGACCCGTCCGCCAAGGTCACCATCCAGGTCTGGTCGGGGCAGGCCGACGCCGCGGAGAAGACGATCGAAGGGCTCGCGAAGGAGTTCGAGAAGGCGCACCCCAACGTCACCATCGACCTGTCGCCGGGCGCATCCTCCACCGACGGCCTCCTGCAGAAGCTCTCCGCCGGATTCGCCGGCAACCAGTACCCCGACATGTCGTACGCGTTCGGGTCCTGGGCCGGACAGCTGGAGGCGTCGGGCCGCACGCTCGACATCTCCGCCGATGTGAAGAAGCCGGGTGTGAACTGGGACGAGTTCACGGCCGCCGCACGCGGCACCGCTCAGCCGTCCGGGTCGAAGATCATCGGCTTCCCGGCGGTCGTGGACAACATCGGCCTCATCTACAACAAGACCCTGTTCGACAAGGCCGGGCTCGCCTACCCGACCGCCGACTGGACCTGGGACGACTTCCGGGCCGCAGCGAAGAAGCTCACGGACACCGCGAACCACATCTACGGCTACGGCTACTCGGTGTCGGGCAGCGAGGAGACCACCTGGCAGTTCTGGCCGCACCTCTGGCAGAACGGCGGCTCCATCCTCAACAGCGACGGCACAGCGGCGTTCCACTCGACCGCGGGCGACGACGCCCTGACCTTCCTGCGATCGATGGCCGTCGACGACAAGAGCGTCTACCTCGACCAGACCGATGAGAAGTTCGGCCAGCTGTTCGTCAGCAACCGCATCGGGATGATCACCTCCGGCCCGTGGGAGCTCTCCGACCTGAAGACCGGAGGCACGAAGTACGGCGTCGTCCAGCTCCCGGGCACGAAGGGCGACCACCAGACCGTCTCGGGCCCGGACATCTGGGCGCTGTTCGACCACCACGACAAGAACCGCGCCTACTGGGCCACCCAGTTCGCGCAGTGGCTGACCTCCGCAGCGCAGGACGAGCGCTTCAACGTGGCGCAGGGCAACCTCCCGCTGCGGTCGTCCGAGGCGTCGTCGACCGCGGTGGAGCAGCAGACCGCGCAGTACCCCGGTTACGACGTCTTCGTCGCCAACTCGAAGAACGTGAAGGAGACGCGCCCGACCACCCAGAGCTATGCCTCCCTCTCGGTCGCGGTCGGCAAGGCGATCTCGGAGGTCCTGCAGGGCCAGGGCGAGCCGGCCGCGGCGCTCGACGAGGCCGCCAAGACGGCCGACGCGCAGGCGAAGAAGTAG
- a CDS encoding SIS domain-containing protein, with amino-acid sequence MTPTPRETLTSREIASQPAVWREALEWHADRARELLTLPGARVLVLGCGTSAFVAESFAALREQSGFGITDAAYASEPWPWRDYDAVVILSRSGTTTEAIEAMDGLPEGVRTIAVTGVADSPVAERADDVLLLDFADEESVVQTRFPTTFLVLARSAFGEDVSSLPDEADAALARPLGIDTTALEHFVYLGSGWTYGLAQEAALKIREAAQAWAESYPLLDYRHGPLAVADDRSLVWLIGRSEPSLVEDIERTGATVRISTSDPLVELANAQRLAVAIAERRGLDPDSPRHLTRSIVLG; translated from the coding sequence GTGACACCGACCCCCCGCGAGACCCTGACCTCCCGTGAGATCGCCAGCCAGCCCGCCGTCTGGCGCGAAGCCCTCGAATGGCACGCCGACAGGGCCCGAGAGCTCCTGACCCTCCCCGGAGCGCGCGTGCTCGTGCTCGGCTGCGGCACCTCCGCCTTCGTCGCCGAGTCGTTCGCGGCGCTGCGCGAGCAGTCGGGGTTCGGGATCACCGACGCGGCGTACGCGTCGGAGCCCTGGCCGTGGCGCGACTACGACGCCGTCGTGATCCTGAGCCGGTCGGGAACCACCACCGAGGCGATCGAGGCGATGGACGGCCTCCCGGAGGGCGTGCGCACGATCGCCGTGACCGGGGTCGCCGACTCACCCGTCGCTGAGCGCGCCGACGACGTGCTGCTGCTGGACTTCGCCGATGAGGAGTCCGTCGTCCAGACCCGGTTCCCGACCACGTTCCTCGTGCTGGCGCGCTCCGCGTTCGGGGAGGACGTCAGCAGCCTCCCCGACGAGGCCGACGCAGCGCTCGCCCGCCCGCTCGGCATCGACACGACGGCTCTCGAGCACTTTGTCTACCTCGGCAGCGGCTGGACCTACGGGCTCGCCCAGGAGGCCGCACTCAAGATCCGGGAGGCCGCGCAGGCGTGGGCGGAGTCGTACCCGCTCCTCGACTACCGTCACGGCCCGCTCGCCGTCGCCGACGACCGCTCCCTGGTCTGGCTCATCGGCCGCAGCGAGCCGAGCCTCGTCGAGGACATCGAGCGCACAGGCGCGACCGTCCGGATCAGCACCTCCGACCCGCTCGTCGAGCTGGCGAACGCACAACGGCTGGCCGTCGCGATCGCCGAACGACGCGGGCTCGACCCCGACTCACCCCGACACCTGACCCGCTCGATCGTGCTCGGCTGA
- the melA gene encoding alpha-galactosidase, whose translation MPQIVFLGAGSVVFTRQLLADLFRFDDLPTLRIVLHDIDAERLAVASGTAEQVAARFGRTADVVATLDRREALAGADFVINMIQVGGIDATRIDLEVPAAAGLLQTIGDTTGVGGVFRGLRTFPVLSGIAADMLDLCPDAWFLNYTNPMAMNVWWMSVVAPSIKTVGLCHSVYWTVHDLCALIGVPLEGTHYRAAGVNHQAWLVEWSRDGEDLYPLLREAIERDPELRRRVRVEIFERIGFFPTETSEHSSEYLSWFLRSPEQIERFRLRPLEYLGISEENVAEFEHAKAALAAGEPLELEEGAAEYAPQVIHSILTGTERVIHANVVNRGLIGNLPEGAIVEVPSRVDADGVHPLPFGDIPSQGAALNRSYLSVAELAVEAARTGDPALVRRAVLADPNASSSLTPEQLWALCDELTARHASRLPVALGGTLTADTFSRNL comes from the coding sequence ATGCCACAGATTGTCTTCCTCGGTGCGGGCAGCGTCGTCTTCACCCGCCAGCTGCTCGCCGACCTCTTCCGCTTCGACGACCTCCCGACCCTCCGCATCGTGCTCCACGACATCGACGCCGAACGCCTCGCCGTGGCGAGCGGCACCGCCGAACAGGTGGCGGCGCGGTTCGGGAGGACGGCCGACGTCGTCGCCACCCTCGATCGCCGCGAGGCGCTCGCCGGCGCCGACTTCGTCATCAACATGATCCAGGTCGGCGGGATCGACGCCACCCGCATCGACCTGGAGGTGCCTGCCGCCGCCGGGCTGCTCCAGACGATCGGCGACACGACAGGTGTCGGCGGGGTCTTCCGCGGGCTGCGCACCTTCCCCGTGCTCTCCGGGATCGCCGCGGACATGCTCGACCTCTGCCCGGACGCCTGGTTCCTCAACTACACCAACCCGATGGCGATGAACGTCTGGTGGATGTCGGTCGTCGCACCCTCCATCAAGACCGTCGGCCTCTGCCACAGCGTGTACTGGACGGTGCACGACCTCTGCGCGCTCATCGGCGTCCCCCTGGAGGGCACCCACTACCGGGCGGCCGGGGTCAACCACCAGGCCTGGCTCGTCGAGTGGTCCCGCGACGGCGAAGACCTCTACCCGCTGCTGCGGGAGGCGATCGAGCGCGACCCCGAGCTGCGCCGCCGGGTGCGCGTCGAGATCTTCGAGCGGATCGGCTTCTTCCCGACGGAGACCAGCGAGCACTCCTCCGAGTACCTCTCCTGGTTCCTCCGCTCGCCCGAGCAGATCGAACGGTTCCGACTGCGACCGCTGGAGTATCTCGGGATCTCGGAGGAGAACGTCGCCGAGTTCGAGCACGCGAAGGCCGCGCTCGCCGCGGGCGAGCCCCTGGAACTCGAGGAGGGCGCGGCCGAGTACGCGCCGCAGGTCATCCATTCGATCCTCACCGGCACCGAGCGCGTCATCCACGCCAACGTCGTCAATCGGGGACTGATCGGCAACCTGCCGGAGGGCGCCATCGTCGAGGTGCCGAGCCGCGTCGACGCCGACGGCGTGCACCCGCTTCCCTTCGGCGACATCCCCAGCCAGGGCGCCGCGCTGAACCGCAGCTATCTCTCGGTCGCCGAGCTCGCCGTGGAAGCCGCTCGAACGGGCGACCCCGCGCTCGTCCGCCGCGCCGTGCTGGCCGATCCGAACGCGAGCTCGTCGCTGACGCCCGAGCAGCTCTGGGCGCTCTGCGACGAGCTCACCGCACGCCATGCCTCCCGCCTGCCCGTCGCCCTCGGCGGCACGCTGACGGCAGACACGTTTTCTAGGAATCTGTAA
- a CDS encoding DeoR/GlpR family DNA-binding transcription regulator → MVAPSAESVIARVSSGRRARRMLQILELVSERGSISLSELADTLGISAPTARRDLADLADQQLLLRTHGGATVLERGQELPVALRDTRFQEAKRAIAKTMVARLPSERHVVALSGGTTTASVARALANHRDIAVVTNSLTIANLLSGFAGVRVVMTGGFLRPQSLELVGAIAENTFSAVNVGTAILGADGISVSSGVTTYDETEARTNRAMVAKAQRTVVVADGSKIGNVALAPIADLQQVALIITDSSADPEELGRLRAAGVEVVVADA, encoded by the coding sequence ATGGTCGCTCCGTCCGCCGAATCCGTGATCGCCCGCGTCAGCTCCGGCCGCCGCGCCCGGCGCATGCTCCAGATTCTCGAGCTCGTGTCGGAGCGCGGATCGATCAGTCTCTCCGAGCTCGCCGACACGCTGGGCATCTCCGCGCCGACCGCCCGGCGCGACCTCGCCGACCTGGCAGACCAGCAACTGCTCCTGCGCACGCACGGCGGCGCGACCGTTCTGGAACGCGGTCAGGAGCTCCCGGTGGCCTTGCGGGACACCCGGTTCCAGGAGGCCAAACGCGCCATCGCGAAGACCATGGTCGCGCGCCTCCCCTCGGAACGGCACGTCGTCGCGCTCAGCGGCGGCACGACCACCGCGAGTGTCGCCCGCGCGCTGGCGAACCATCGCGATATCGCGGTCGTCACCAACTCGCTGACGATCGCCAACCTCCTCTCGGGCTTCGCCGGCGTCCGCGTCGTGATGACCGGCGGCTTCCTGCGCCCGCAATCGCTCGAACTGGTCGGTGCGATCGCCGAGAACACGTTCAGCGCGGTCAACGTCGGCACGGCGATCCTGGGCGCCGACGGGATCAGCGTCTCGTCGGGAGTCACCACCTACGACGAGACCGAGGCGCGCACCAATCGTGCGATGGTGGCGAAGGCCCAGCGCACCGTCGTCGTCGCCGACGGCTCCAAGATCGGCAACGTCGCCCTCGCCCCGATCGCCGACCTCCAGCAGGTCGCGCTGATCATCACCGACAGCTCGGCCGACCCGGAGGAGCTGGGCCGGCTGCGGGCCGCAGGCGTGGAGGTCGTGGTCGCCGACGCGTGA